A genomic segment from Rubrobacter tropicus encodes:
- a CDS encoding PAS domain S-box protein: protein MSAEPRHNGSARLRTLIVEDSEDDALLLLRELRRGGYEPVHERVETPEEMREALARSAWDLIISDYRLPRFDAPAALGLARETGSGAPFVVVSGRMGDEEAVAAMKAGAHDYVMKDNLARLCATVERGLDEAQKRREHRETAHELQRRDAILAAVGFAAERLLGQTAGWEESVGAVLRRLGEAAAVSRVYVFENFAEKDGELWNAERHKWVAPGVRPGLPAASGGARFPYRDDGSGRRRDFGRWEEVLGRGEPLHGNVRDFPEKERAFLMEELGILSMVLVPIFVEGRWWGFIGFDECVKEREWSGAEIGALGAAAGTLGAAIRRRQVEEQLRASEVRYRAVVEQATDGIYLLDADSRLVLETNPSFQEMLGYAAGELLGMPVYDFVAHPREDVDATIGHTLEKRRRVVGGRKYRRRDGTLVDVEVGVSVISLDGRDVICTVVRDVTERKRVEEALARSEGRLRTIVETEPECVKVLDKDGVLLEMNPAGLSMIEADSLEQVRGLPVYDYIAPGHRDAFVALTESVIRGGSGTLEFELVGLKGTRRWLETHAVPLREAGGGIAGLLAITRDVTERKRDEEALQESERLYRAVVEQATENIFLIDVESRRIVESNQAFRESLGYSAEELHAMTLYDVVAHDRRSVDANIRSVTEGRNPSVGERKYLRKDGSLLDMEVSAIVVLREGRRTICAVAHDVTERRRAQDLLEERVATLSRISAGLTMDLPGEATLNALAEGAVGASTAVACGVVLLDGEAGRVDLFGSHGLPGGYTEGLREAYRNGVRSPSLEAFRTRRPVLVHGMRQSILADPVYAPVHRFVRDASWDVVYSLPLVSRGKPLGAMFFCFLPGGEPGEDERTFLRAVADQAAIAVENANLLVEARERAALEERQRLARELHDSVSQALYGIVLGTETARNMLEDGPSEAAEPLDYVLSLAEAGMAEMRALIFELRPESLEQEGLVAALAKQVSALEARHGISVEDDLGEEPPAPLPVKEAVYRIAQEALHNTVRHARAKKVGIRVLRDHEHTIVEVEDDGLGFDAGSDFPGHLGLRSMRERAVRLGGTLEVLSAPGSGTTVRARIPLDPGV from the coding sequence GTGAGCGCGGAGCCCCGCCACAACGGGTCCGCGAGGCTCCGCACGCTCATCGTCGAGGATTCAGAGGACGACGCGCTGCTCCTGTTGCGCGAGCTCAGGCGCGGGGGCTACGAGCCCGTTCACGAGCGGGTCGAGACACCGGAGGAGATGCGGGAGGCGCTTGCCCGCTCGGCGTGGGATCTGATCATCTCCGACTACCGCCTCCCGCGCTTCGACGCGCCCGCGGCCCTCGGGCTGGCCCGCGAGACGGGCTCGGGCGCGCCTTTCGTCGTCGTCTCCGGCAGGATGGGGGACGAGGAAGCCGTCGCGGCGATGAAGGCGGGGGCCCACGACTACGTGATGAAGGACAACCTCGCCCGCCTGTGCGCCACGGTCGAACGCGGCCTCGACGAGGCGCAAAAGCGGCGGGAGCACAGGGAGACGGCGCACGAGCTCCAGCGGCGCGACGCCATCCTCGCCGCCGTCGGGTTCGCGGCGGAGCGCCTGCTCGGCCAGACCGCCGGCTGGGAGGAAAGCGTGGGGGCCGTGCTGCGCAGGCTCGGCGAGGCCGCCGCGGTGAGCCGCGTCTACGTCTTCGAGAACTTCGCCGAAAAAGACGGCGAACTGTGGAACGCCGAGCGCCACAAGTGGGTCGCGCCCGGCGTCAGGCCCGGCCTCCCCGCCGCCTCCGGCGGCGCGCGCTTCCCTTACAGGGACGACGGCTCGGGGAGGCGGCGGGACTTCGGGCGCTGGGAGGAGGTGCTCGGGCGCGGGGAGCCCCTGCACGGCAACGTGCGCGACTTCCCGGAGAAGGAACGGGCCTTCCTCATGGAGGAGCTCGGGATACTCTCCATGGTCCTGGTGCCCATCTTCGTCGAGGGCCGGTGGTGGGGGTTCATAGGGTTCGACGAGTGCGTGAAGGAGCGCGAGTGGTCGGGGGCCGAGATCGGGGCGCTCGGCGCCGCGGCCGGCACTTTGGGCGCCGCGATCCGGCGCAGGCAGGTCGAAGAGCAGCTCCGCGCCAGCGAAGTGCGCTACCGGGCCGTCGTCGAGCAGGCGACGGACGGCATCTACCTGCTCGACGCCGACAGCAGGCTCGTCCTCGAGACGAACCCGTCGTTTCAGGAGATGCTCGGCTACGCCGCCGGCGAGTTGCTCGGGATGCCCGTCTACGACTTCGTGGCCCACCCGCGGGAGGACGTCGACGCCACCATCGGGCACACGCTCGAGAAGAGGCGCAGGGTCGTCGGCGGCAGGAAGTACCGGCGGCGGGACGGGACCCTCGTAGACGTGGAGGTGGGGGTCAGCGTGATCTCGCTCGACGGCAGGGACGTGATCTGCACGGTCGTCCGCGACGTCACCGAGCGCAAGCGGGTCGAAGAGGCCCTCGCCCGGAGCGAGGGCCGCCTGCGCACGATCGTCGAGACGGAGCCCGAGTGCGTCAAGGTGCTCGACAAGGACGGCGTCCTGCTCGAAATGAACCCGGCGGGGCTCTCCATGATCGAGGCGGACTCGCTGGAGCAGGTGCGCGGGTTGCCGGTCTACGATTACATAGCCCCCGGGCACAGGGACGCCTTCGTGGCTTTGACGGAGAGCGTGATCCGGGGCGGCTCCGGGACCCTCGAGTTCGAACTCGTAGGTTTGAAGGGCACCCGCCGCTGGCTCGAAACCCACGCCGTCCCGCTCCGCGAGGCCGGGGGCGGCATCGCCGGCCTCCTCGCGATAACGCGGGACGTCACGGAGCGCAAGAGGGACGAGGAGGCGCTGCAGGAGAGCGAGCGCCTGTACCGCGCGGTCGTGGAGCAGGCGACGGAGAACATCTTCCTCATAGACGTGGAGAGCAGGCGCATCGTCGAGTCGAACCAGGCCTTCCGCGAGTCGCTCGGCTACTCCGCCGAGGAGCTCCACGCCATGACGCTCTACGACGTGGTGGCCCACGACCGAAGGAGTGTGGACGCCAACATCAGGAGCGTCACGGAGGGAAGGAACCCGTCGGTCGGCGAGAGGAAGTACCTTCGCAAGGACGGGTCCCTGCTGGACATGGAGGTCAGCGCGATAGTGGTCCTCCGCGAGGGCCGGCGGACCATCTGCGCCGTCGCCCACGACGTCACCGAGCGGCGCCGGGCGCAGGACCTTCTGGAGGAGCGGGTGGCGACCCTCTCCCGCATCTCGGCCGGCCTGACGATGGACCTCCCCGGCGAGGCGACGCTGAACGCCCTGGCCGAGGGCGCGGTGGGCGCCAGCACGGCCGTCGCGTGCGGGGTGGTCCTGCTGGACGGGGAAGCCGGCCGGGTCGACCTTTTCGGCTCCCACGGCCTGCCCGGGGGCTACACGGAGGGCCTGCGGGAGGCCTACCGGAACGGGGTGCGTTCCCCGAGCCTGGAGGCCTTCCGCACGCGGCGGCCCGTGCTGGTCCACGGCATGCGCCAATCCATCCTGGCCGACCCCGTCTACGCGCCGGTCCACCGCTTCGTGCGCGACGCGTCCTGGGACGTCGTCTACAGCCTGCCGCTGGTCTCCCGCGGAAAGCCGCTCGGCGCCATGTTCTTCTGCTTTCTGCCCGGGGGGGAGCCGGGCGAGGACGAGAGGACCTTTCTGCGCGCCGTCGCCGACCAGGCCGCCATCGCGGTCGAGAACGCCAACCTTCTCGTGGAGGCCCGCGAGAGGGCGGCCCTGGAAGAACGCCAGCGCCTCGCCCGCGAGTTGCACGACTCCGTCTCCCAGGCGCTCTACGGGATAGTCCTCGGCACGGAGACGGCCCGGAACATGCTCGAAGACGGCCCGTCCGAAGCAGCAGAGCCCCTCGACTACGTCCTCTCCCTGGCCGAGGCGGGGATGGCCGAGATGCGGGCCCTCATCTTCGAGCTCCGCCCGGAGTCGCTCGAGCAGGAGGGCCTGGTGGCTGCCCTCGCCAAGCAGGTATCCGCCCTGGAGGCCAGGCACGGGATCTCCGTCGAGGACGACCTCGGCGAGGAACCGCCCGCCCCGCTGCCGGTCAAAGAAGCCGTCTATCGCATCGCCCAGGAGGCCCTGCACAACACCGTCAGGCACGCCCGCGCCAAGAAGGTCGGCATAAGGGTGCTTCGGGATCACGAACACACCATCGTCGAGGTCGAAGACGACGGCCTCGGCTTCGACGCCGGGTCCGATTTCCCGGGCCACCTCGGCCTGCGCTCGATGCGCGAGAGGGCTGTGCGCCTCGGGGGCACGCTCGAAGTCCTGAGCGCCCCCGGCTCCGGCACGACGGTCCGCGCCCGCATACCCCTGGACCCCGGCGTGTGA
- a CDS encoding PaaI family thioesterase, translating into MEPNQPVGNDQLTRLAQYFDEAVTFSRHIKSKVEEVEPGRAVCRIDVEDVHLNGNGTLHGGVYASLIDNAMGLSVAALVGLRTATIALDVHFLGAVREGSIRCEAEVVHRTRRIATVEAKVRDTEENLVAMGTGTFRIFEKSGNPIV; encoded by the coding sequence ATGGAACCAAACCAACCCGTCGGCAACGACCAGCTAACCCGCCTGGCCCAGTACTTCGACGAGGCCGTAACGTTCTCCAGGCACATAAAATCCAAGGTCGAGGAGGTGGAGCCGGGCAGGGCCGTCTGCCGCATAGACGTCGAAGACGTACACCTCAACGGCAACGGCACCCTCCACGGCGGCGTCTACGCCTCCCTCATCGACAACGCCATGGGCCTCTCGGTGGCGGCGCTGGTGGGGTTGCGCACCGCGACCATAGCCCTAGACGTCCACTTCCTCGGTGCCGTCCGCGAGGGCTCCATCCGCTGCGAAGCCGAAGTGGTGCACCGGACCCGCCGCATAGCGACCGTTGAGGCCAAGGTCCGCGATACCGAAGAGAACCTCGTGGCGATGGGAACGGGAACGTTTCGCATCTTCGAAAAGAGCGGAAACCCGATCGTCTAG
- a CDS encoding long-chain-fatty-acid--CoA ligase — MFGTEKPWLKVYEGHAEAETEIFDGSLYDLFRMSAERHRGKTALTFYGTTFEFERLQALVEKMAGSLAAGGVGKGDRVALMLPNCPQYVISFFATVRLGAIVTQLNPMYVEREIEHILTDSGAGTIIVYKDMYPRVLNVLPQTRLRDVIVVDFAGEPGGLEPGHHSFGDFLATDADPAPDVAIDPAEDVAALQYTGGTTGVSKGAMLTHRNLVANVQQALDLFIDDPGAFSNNQKVMGILPMFHIFGLTCVMLFAIKQGLNQLLLPKFDPQEVMNLVKEQSPVMFSGVPTMYMALNAGGADLMEYGFGKVRTYNCGGSALPVPLKRAFEEKTGRPLFEGYGLSEASPVTHFNPPFAGEGREGSIGVPVPSTDSRVVDVETGLVEMPVGEPGELIVKGPQVMKGYLNMPEETAETLRDGWLYTGDMARVDEDGYFYIVDRKKDMIVASGYNVYPREVEEVIFEHPDVSEAVAVGVPDEYRGESVKAFVVKKPGSPATEEEILAFCKERLAPYKAPKSLEFRDELPKSTVGKLLRRVLAEEERARAAATPATSAPPPPPPG; from the coding sequence ATGTTCGGTACCGAGAAGCCCTGGCTAAAGGTCTACGAGGGGCACGCCGAGGCTGAGACGGAGATCTTCGACGGGTCGTTGTACGACCTGTTCAGGATGTCCGCGGAGAGGCACAGGGGCAAGACGGCGCTCACGTTCTACGGGACCACGTTCGAGTTCGAGCGGCTGCAGGCGCTCGTCGAGAAGATGGCGGGCTCTCTCGCGGCGGGCGGGGTGGGGAAGGGGGATAGGGTCGCGCTCATGCTCCCGAACTGCCCGCAGTACGTCATATCGTTCTTCGCCACCGTTCGCCTCGGCGCGATCGTCACGCAGCTCAACCCGATGTACGTGGAGCGAGAGATCGAGCACATCCTCACCGACTCCGGCGCCGGGACCATAATCGTCTACAAGGACATGTACCCGCGGGTGCTGAACGTCCTGCCCCAAACGAGGCTGAGGGACGTGATCGTCGTGGATTTCGCCGGCGAGCCGGGGGGCCTGGAGCCGGGACACCACTCCTTCGGGGACTTTCTGGCGACCGACGCCGACCCCGCGCCCGACGTGGCCATCGATCCGGCGGAGGACGTGGCGGCGCTGCAGTACACGGGCGGGACGACGGGGGTCTCCAAGGGCGCGATGCTCACCCACCGCAACCTCGTCGCCAACGTGCAGCAGGCCCTTGACCTGTTCATAGACGACCCCGGCGCGTTCTCCAACAACCAGAAGGTGATGGGCATCTTGCCCATGTTCCACATCTTCGGGCTCACGTGCGTGATGCTCTTCGCCATCAAGCAGGGCCTGAACCAGCTCCTCCTGCCGAAGTTCGACCCGCAGGAGGTGATGAATCTCGTCAAGGAGCAGTCCCCCGTGATGTTCAGCGGGGTGCCGACGATGTACATGGCCCTCAACGCCGGCGGCGCCGACCTGATGGAGTACGGCTTCGGCAAGGTCAGGACCTACAACTGCGGCGGCTCGGCCCTCCCCGTTCCCCTCAAGCGCGCCTTCGAGGAGAAGACGGGCCGGCCGCTGTTCGAGGGGTACGGGCTCTCCGAGGCGTCGCCCGTCACGCACTTCAACCCGCCCTTCGCCGGGGAGGGGCGCGAGGGAAGCATCGGGGTGCCTGTGCCGAGCACGGATTCGCGCGTGGTCGACGTCGAGACGGGGCTCGTCGAGATGCCCGTCGGGGAGCCGGGCGAGTTGATAGTCAAGGGGCCGCAGGTTATGAAGGGCTACCTGAACATGCCGGAAGAGACGGCCGAGACCTTGAGGGACGGCTGGCTCTACACGGGGGACATGGCCCGCGTGGACGAGGACGGCTACTTCTACATAGTGGACCGGAAGAAGGACATGATCGTGGCGAGCGGCTACAACGTGTACCCGCGCGAGGTCGAAGAGGTCATCTTCGAGCACCCCGACGTCTCAGAGGCCGTCGCCGTCGGCGTCCCCGACGAGTACCGCGGCGAGTCGGTCAAGGCCTTCGTCGTCAAGAAACCCGGCAGCCCCGCGACGGAAGAAGAGATCCTCGCCTTCTGCAAAGAACGCCTGGCTCCCTACAAGGCCCCGAAGTCCCTGGAGTTCCGCGACGAGCTGCCAAAATCCACGGTCGGCAAGCTCCTCCGCCGCGTCCTCGCCGAAGAAGAACGCGCCAGGGCCGCCGCCACCCCTGCAACCAGCGCCCCGCCCCCTCCGCCACCGGGTTAG
- a CDS encoding SDR family oxidoreductase, which produces MNALDLFRLDGKTAVVTGGGRGLGRYMAEALADAGANVVLCSRKKDSLEEVKGEIEARGGKALALACDVTDPADVEDVVSEAEGAFGGVDVLVNNSGATWGAPPAEMPLEKFDQVIAVNVRGTFLMARAVGRRMIERGTGGTIVNISSVAGLVGGHPDFMQTVGYNSSKGAIISMTRDLATSWAPHGITVNAIAPGWFPTRMSGGLIEKFEERMLSGIPLHRFGSAEDLKGVVIFLSSPAASYITGQTLVVDGGATAW; this is translated from the coding sequence CTGAACGCGCTCGACCTTTTTCGTCTGGACGGGAAGACGGCCGTCGTAACCGGCGGCGGCCGGGGTCTCGGCCGCTACATGGCAGAGGCCCTCGCCGACGCCGGGGCAAACGTCGTTCTCTGCTCCCGCAAAAAAGACTCTTTGGAGGAGGTGAAGGGGGAGATCGAGGCGAGGGGCGGCAAGGCCCTCGCCCTCGCGTGCGACGTGACCGACCCTGCCGACGTGGAGGACGTCGTCTCGGAGGCCGAGGGCGCCTTCGGGGGCGTCGACGTGCTCGTCAACAACTCCGGGGCCACCTGGGGGGCGCCGCCGGCGGAGATGCCGCTCGAGAAGTTCGACCAGGTCATAGCCGTGAACGTGCGGGGGACGTTCCTGATGGCCCGGGCGGTCGGGAGGCGCATGATAGAGCGCGGGACGGGCGGCACCATCGTCAACATCTCCAGCGTGGCGGGCCTCGTGGGGGGGCACCCCGACTTCATGCAGACCGTCGGCTACAACTCCTCCAAGGGCGCCATCATCTCCATGACCCGCGACCTCGCGACCTCCTGGGCGCCGCACGGCATAACCGTCAACGCCATAGCCCCGGGCTGGTTCCCGACCAGGATGAGCGGCGGGCTCATCGAGAAATTCGAGGAGCGGATGCTGAGCGGGATACCGCTACACCGCTTCGGAAGCGCGGAGGATCTCAAGGGCGTCGTGATCTTCCTCTCCTCGCCCGCCGCCTCCTACATAACCGGCCAGACCCTCGTGGTGGACGGGGGCGCTACGGCCTGGTAG
- the trmFO gene encoding methylenetetrahydrofolate--tRNA-(uracil(54)-C(5))-methyltransferase (FADH(2)-oxidizing) TrmFO: MADVTVIGGGLAGSEAAWQAAELGCSVELWEMRPVKETPAHRTEHFAELVCSNSLGNRSLETASGLLKEELRRLGSVILLCAEAHSVPAGGALGVAREDFPRAVTETVHAHPNIEVVRGEMKELPDGPTVVATGPLTSDALVGKIESLTGETLYFYDAASPIVHRDSLDESVVWRASRYDKGEAAYLNCPMTEEQYHAFVEDLATAELSPIKDFEEDMYFEGCLPVETIARRGRETLSFGPMKPVGLPDPRTGEIPYAVVQLRQDDAEGRLYNMVGFQTRLKWGEQRRVFRTIPGMQSADFARMGVMHRNTYLPANRMLDATMKIRDNLSDAPLFFAGQLTGVEGYTESTAMGHIAGTNAARLVRNEEPVTMPRGTMMGALAHYITTKEGTLQPINSNWGLVPPVPKKENGKRLTKPERRRRQAASALAALEGFAGAAGGGALTA; the protein is encoded by the coding sequence TTGGCGGACGTAACGGTTATAGGCGGCGGGCTCGCAGGCAGCGAGGCCGCCTGGCAGGCGGCGGAACTCGGCTGCTCGGTGGAGCTGTGGGAGATGCGGCCCGTGAAGGAGACGCCGGCCCACAGGACGGAGCACTTCGCCGAGCTCGTCTGCTCGAACTCGCTCGGGAACAGGTCGCTCGAGACGGCTTCGGGGCTGCTCAAGGAGGAGTTGCGACGTCTCGGGTCCGTGATCCTGCTCTGCGCCGAGGCCCACTCCGTCCCGGCCGGCGGCGCCCTCGGGGTGGCCCGCGAGGACTTTCCCCGCGCCGTGACCGAGACCGTCCACGCCCACCCGAACATCGAGGTGGTTCGCGGCGAGATGAAGGAACTGCCGGACGGCCCGACCGTGGTCGCCACGGGCCCCCTCACCTCCGACGCCCTCGTCGGCAAGATAGAGTCCCTAACCGGCGAGACGCTCTACTTCTACGATGCCGCCTCCCCGATAGTCCACCGCGACTCGTTGGACGAATCCGTTGTCTGGAGGGCTTCCCGCTACGACAAGGGCGAGGCCGCCTACCTCAACTGCCCGATGACCGAGGAGCAGTACCACGCCTTCGTCGAGGACCTCGCGACCGCCGAGTTGTCTCCCATAAAGGACTTCGAGGAGGACATGTACTTCGAGGGCTGCCTCCCCGTGGAGACCATCGCCCGCCGCGGCAGGGAGACCTTGAGCTTCGGCCCGATGAAGCCCGTGGGCCTGCCAGACCCGCGGACGGGTGAGATCCCATACGCCGTCGTCCAGCTCCGCCAGGACGACGCGGAAGGCCGCCTCTACAACATGGTCGGCTTCCAGACCCGCCTGAAGTGGGGCGAGCAGCGCCGCGTCTTCCGGACCATCCCCGGCATGCAGAGCGCGGACTTCGCCCGCATGGGCGTCATGCACCGTAACACCTACCTCCCGGCGAACCGGATGCTCGACGCGACCATGAAGATCCGGGACAATCTGAGCGACGCGCCGCTCTTCTTCGCCGGGCAGCTAACGGGCGTGGAAGGCTACACCGAGAGCACCGCCATGGGCCACATCGCCGGCACCAACGCCGCACGCCTCGTCCGCAACGAGGAGCCCGTAACCATGCCCCGGGGAACCATGATGGGGGCGCTCGCCCACTACATCACCACCAAGGAGGGCACCCTCCAGCCCATCAACTCCAACTGGGGCCTCGTTCCGCCCGTCCCGAAAAAGGAGAACGGGAAGCGCCTCACCAAGCCCGAGCGCCGGCGGCGGCAGGCCGCTTCGGCGCTCGCGGCGCTGGAAGGGTTCGCGGGGGCCGCCGGGGGGGGCGCGCTGACCGCCTGA
- a CDS encoding LuxR C-terminal-related transcriptional regulator: protein MVDKLTGLDEVVRSARDLLSGKALPAQREVAEMLRAYAHHHDGNGHGSAPALSTRETTTLNALAEGLDDRDIAARLGLTVPEERALVEAALGKLGAKSRRHALFLAARRGIVEL from the coding sequence GTGGTGGACAAGCTCACCGGCCTCGACGAGGTCGTGCGCTCCGCCCGCGATCTCCTCTCCGGCAAGGCGCTCCCCGCCCAGAGGGAGGTCGCGGAGATGCTCCGCGCCTACGCCCATCACCACGACGGAAACGGCCACGGATCGGCCCCCGCGCTCTCCACCCGGGAGACCACCACGCTGAACGCCCTCGCCGAAGGCCTCGACGACAGGGACATCGCCGCCAGGTTGGGCCTGACCGTCCCCGAAGAACGCGCCCTCGTGGAGGCCGCGCTCGGCAAGCTTGGCGCGAAATCCCGCCGCCACGCCCTCTTTCTCGCGGCCCGCCGCGGCATCGTCGAACTATGA
- a CDS encoding response regulator, with translation MDLVVADLALPDGSGVELVEELGRSSPGTTVLVLSVTLGRE, from the coding sequence GTGGATCTCGTCGTGGCCGACCTGGCTTTGCCCGACGGCAGTGGGGTCGAGCTCGTCGAGGAGCTGGGCCGGTCCTCGCCGGGGACGACGGTCCTGGTCCTGAGCGTCACCCTGGGCCGGGAGTAG
- a CDS encoding response regulator transcription factor yields the protein MQTGSNARPARVVLVEDHDSFCEALAFLMGGDPIFEIVAQAGTLAEAGGLS from the coding sequence ATGCAAACAGGGAGCAACGCGAGACCGGCGCGCGTCGTGCTCGTCGAGGACCACGACTCGTTTTGCGAGGCACTCGCGTTTTTGATGGGAGGGGATCCAATCTTCGAGATCGTCGCCCAGGCGGGCACGCTGGCCGAGGCGGGCGGGCTCTCCTAG
- a CDS encoding ATP-binding protein: MGGVARPHFRGHHAPRGPQRGLRALPTHGKGLGLAEVSDDGQGLPPGTDPGMGLTGMRERAVALGGRLELESEPGRGTLVRLRVPVAALLRQMPPRRGRRPGHAMTMGGTP, encoded by the coding sequence CTGGGAGGAGTTGCTCGGCCTCACTTTCGCGGACATCACGCACCTCGAGGACCGCAACGGGGACTTCGAGCGCTTCCGACGCATGGTAAGGGGCTAGGACTCGCGGAGGTCTCCGACGACGGACAGGGCCTCCCACCCGGGACGGACCCGGGCATGGGCCTCACGGGGATGCGGGAGAGGGCCGTCGCCCTCGGCGGGAGGCTCGAGCTGGAGAGCGAGCCGGGGCGCGGCACCCTCGTGCGGCTGCGGGTCCCGGTCGCCGCCCTGCTGCGCCAGATGCCCCCCCGCCGGGGACGCCGACCAGGGCACGCGATGACGATGGGCGGGACGCCGTGA
- a CDS encoding PAS domain S-box protein, producing MGEGGTVGVEGYDVVFGLARAGAASVDPDTGRFLRVNPEMVRIAGYPWEELLGLTFADITHLEDRNGDFERFRRMVRG from the coding sequence GTGGGCGAGGGTGGTACGGTGGGCGTGGAAGGTTACGACGTCGTGTTCGGGCTGGCGCGGGCGGGCGCCGCGAGCGTGGACCCGGACACCGGGCGTTTCCTGAGGGTCAATCCCGAGATGGTGAGGATCGCCGGTTACCCCTGGGAGGAGTTGCTCGGCCTCACTTTCGCGGACATCACGCACCTCGAGGACCGCAACGGGGACTTCGAGCGCTTCCGACGCATGGTAAGGGGCTAG
- a CDS encoding GYD domain-containing protein, protein MSLYMTQFSYTAEAWKALVKRPEDRAAVFAEHAEKLGGRMVSLYYCMGEFDGMVIYEAPDERTAAAIVFTVASPGHIKETKTTPLMTVEETMEAMEKAKAEAYPAPKLWSPMPS, encoded by the coding sequence GTGTCCCTGTACATGACGCAGTTCTCTTACACGGCGGAAGCGTGGAAAGCTCTGGTGAAGAGGCCCGAGGACCGGGCCGCCGTCTTCGCCGAGCACGCGGAGAAGCTCGGCGGGCGGATGGTCTCGCTCTACTACTGCATGGGCGAGTTCGACGGCATGGTCATCTACGAGGCCCCCGACGAGAGGACCGCCGCGGCAATAGTCTTCACCGTAGCCTCGCCGGGCCACATCAAAGAGACGAAGACGACCCCCCTGATGACCGTCGAAGAGACGATGGAGGCCATGGAGAAGGCGAAGGCCGAAGCCTACCCCGCCCCCAAGCTCTGGTCGCCGATGCCTAGTTAG
- a CDS encoding D-alanine--D-alanine ligase family protein, with amino-acid sequence MARVAVLRGGHSMERDVSFVTGRRVQHALERLGHEVHPLDVEETTTGALMELSPDAAFICLHGPGGEDGTVQALLETLGVPYTGSGPLSSIRCMDKDYAKRALRAAGIPTPPSRTFLRRAMNEMGASAALDVAADSLGYPLVVKPAREGSSFGLSRVEGPDGILDAVYEAFGYDAKILLEGWVDGTEVSVPILEPAGEEPSVLGLVEIRPREGAYNFEAKYTPGATDFAIPAEVAPETAARLRETALTAYRTLGCSGYARVDTIVESGTPQVIDVKTIPGFTETSTFPLAAEASGLTFEDLVETILDAALQTEARAKL; translated from the coding sequence GTGGCGCGCGTGGCCGTATTGCGCGGCGGGCACTCCATGGAGCGGGACGTCTCGTTCGTAACCGGCAGGCGCGTCCAGCACGCCCTCGAACGCCTCGGGCACGAGGTCCATCCCCTCGACGTGGAGGAGACGACCACGGGCGCGCTGATGGAACTCTCCCCCGACGCGGCCTTTATCTGCCTGCACGGACCGGGCGGCGAGGACGGCACGGTACAGGCCCTCCTGGAAACGTTGGGCGTCCCGTACACCGGGAGCGGGCCGCTCTCCTCCATCCGGTGCATGGACAAGGACTACGCCAAGCGGGCGCTTCGCGCCGCGGGTATACCGACGCCGCCGTCGAGGACCTTTCTCCGGCGCGCCATGAACGAGATGGGCGCCTCGGCCGCGCTCGACGTGGCGGCCGACTCGTTGGGCTATCCGCTCGTCGTCAAACCGGCGAGGGAGGGATCCAGCTTCGGGCTCTCCCGCGTGGAGGGACCCGACGGCATCCTGGACGCCGTCTACGAGGCATTCGGGTACGACGCCAAGATCCTGCTGGAGGGGTGGGTCGACGGCACGGAGGTCTCCGTCCCGATCCTGGAACCGGCGGGCGAAGAGCCCTCGGTGTTGGGCCTTGTCGAGATCCGGCCCAGAGAAGGGGCCTACAACTTCGAGGCGAAGTACACCCCGGGCGCCACGGACTTCGCCATCCCAGCCGAAGTCGCGCCCGAGACGGCCGCCCGCCTCCGCGAGACCGCCCTTACGGCCTACCGCACTTTAGGCTGCTCCGGCTACGCCCGCGTCGACACGATAGTGGAGAGCGGCACCCCACAGGTAATCGACGTAAAGACGATCCCCGGCTTCACCGAGACCTCGACCTTCCCCCTGGCCGCGGAGGCCTCCGGCCTCACGTTCGAGGACCTGGTAGAGACGATTCTGGACGCGGCCCTTCAAACGGAGGCCCGGGCGAAGCTGTGA